The following are encoded together in the Adhaeribacter arboris genome:
- a CDS encoding sugar phosphate isomerase/epimerase family protein — MSLNVKFGVSTWLWTSPFDSETLALFPKIKSMGYDVVEIPVEDTSLIDAAKLKAALEANGLEGLICGAFGSTRDLTHEDELYQRNSIEYITQCFQISQVIGCSFVSGPMYSAVGKARLVSPEQKKIEWERAVTNLQKVCEIAEQYGQAIALEPINRFETDLINNAEDVMQLIHDINHPAAQVSLDGFHMNIEEPDIEKAILLTGDKLRHVQVSENYRGTPGTGQTRWDAFYRGLSAINYQGTVAIESFTPNVKELAGAVCIWRPLAESQDGFASEGIQFLKKWARGEEKVKQEDGIASALVGR; from the coding sequence ATGTCATTAAATGTAAAATTCGGTGTAAGCACTTGGCTCTGGACGTCACCTTTTGATTCAGAAACGCTGGCTTTATTTCCCAAAATTAAATCTATGGGTTACGATGTCGTGGAGATACCCGTAGAAGATACGAGCCTGATAGATGCTGCCAAGTTAAAAGCAGCACTGGAAGCAAATGGCTTGGAAGGTCTTATTTGCGGTGCTTTTGGTTCTACCCGGGATTTAACCCACGAAGACGAACTTTACCAACGCAACAGCATCGAGTACATTACCCAATGTTTTCAGATTTCCCAAGTCATTGGTTGTTCGTTTGTATCTGGGCCCATGTATTCGGCGGTAGGTAAAGCTAGATTAGTTTCGCCGGAACAAAAGAAAATAGAATGGGAACGGGCCGTAACCAATCTGCAGAAAGTGTGCGAAATAGCCGAACAATACGGCCAGGCCATCGCCCTGGAACCCATCAACCGTTTCGAAACCGACTTAATAAATAATGCCGAAGACGTGATGCAGTTAATCCACGACATCAACCATCCTGCCGCCCAGGTTTCCCTGGATGGTTTCCACATGAACATCGAAGAACCGGATATCGAGAAAGCCATTCTTTTAACGGGCGATAAATTACGGCACGTACAGGTATCGGAAAATTACCGCGGTACGCCAGGAACCGGTCAAACCCGCTGGGATGCTTTCTACCGCGGATTGTCTGCCATTAATTACCAGGGCACCGTGGCTATTGAAAGTTTTACCCCCAACGTAAAAGAACTGGCCGGAGCCGTCTGTATCTGGCGCCCTCTCGCCGAAAGCCAGGATGGTTTTGCTTCGGAAGGTATTCAATTTTTAAAAAAATGGGCCAGAGGGGAAGAAAAGGTTAAGCAGGAAGATGGTATTGCTAGTGCTTTGGTTGGGAGATAA
- a CDS encoding Gfo/Idh/MocA family protein has protein sequence MTQQKIKVAIVGLGFGAEFIPIYQKHPNAIMYAICQRNEEKLHEIGNAFGIEKRYTDYAELLKDSEVDAVHINTPIQSHAEQSLAALRAGKHVACTVPMATTVEECRQIVEAVKETGKTYMMMETVIYSREFLFVKELYEKGELGKLQFIRASHQQEMAGWPGYWEGLPPMHYATHCVGPVLALPKAQAEYVSCFGSGRIDENLISKYGSPFAIESCHIKLKDSDLSAEVTRSLFNTARQYRESFDVYGSKKSFEWTLIEHEDNVIHTGETPKKVKTPDYAHLLPQEIQSFTQQGVYDSDEHQHLSFIQGSGHGGSHPHLVHEFLTALVEGREPYPNAQQSANITCVGILAHESAMKGGEIMRLPDFTLA, from the coding sequence ATGACCCAACAAAAAATCAAAGTAGCCATTGTCGGCCTTGGTTTCGGAGCCGAATTTATTCCTATTTATCAGAAGCATCCAAACGCCATTATGTATGCTATTTGTCAGCGGAATGAGGAAAAACTGCATGAAATAGGAAACGCTTTCGGCATAGAAAAACGCTACACCGATTACGCCGAGTTGTTAAAAGACTCGGAAGTAGATGCTGTTCACATTAACACGCCTATTCAAAGCCATGCCGAGCAATCGTTAGCCGCTTTGCGAGCGGGTAAGCACGTGGCCTGTACCGTGCCTATGGCTACAACCGTAGAGGAATGTCGCCAGATTGTAGAAGCTGTAAAAGAAACCGGTAAAACCTACATGATGATGGAAACGGTTATCTATAGCCGCGAATTTTTGTTCGTAAAAGAGCTATACGAGAAAGGTGAGCTGGGCAAGTTGCAATTTATTCGCGCTTCGCACCAACAGGAAATGGCCGGCTGGCCGGGTTATTGGGAAGGGCTGCCTCCCATGCATTACGCTACCCATTGCGTCGGTCCAGTGTTAGCTTTACCTAAAGCGCAAGCCGAATATGTATCGTGTTTTGGTTCTGGCCGCATCGACGAAAATTTAATTTCAAAATACGGTTCGCCATTTGCCATTGAATCTTGCCACATTAAACTAAAGGATTCTGATTTATCCGCGGAAGTAACCCGTTCTTTGTTTAATACGGCGCGGCAGTACCGCGAAAGCTTTGATGTGTACGGGTCTAAAAAATCGTTTGAATGGACTTTAATTGAGCACGAAGACAATGTGATTCATACCGGCGAAACCCCGAAGAAAGTAAAAACACCAGACTACGCGCATTTATTACCTCAGGAAATCCAATCGTTCACCCAGCAAGGCGTTTACGACTCTGACGAGCACCAGCATTTATCTTTTATTCAGGGTTCCGGCCACGGTGGTTCGCACCCGCACCTGGTCCACGAGTTTTTAACGGCTTTAGTTGAAGGTCGCGAGCCTTACCCAAATGCTCAGCAATCCGCTAATATTACCTGCGTAGGTATTCTGGCCCACGAATCAGCTATGAAAGGCGGCGAAATTATGCGCTTGCCGGATTTTACACTGGCTTAA